In Streptomyces sp. NBC_00306, a single genomic region encodes these proteins:
- the typA gene encoding translational GTPase TypA, with amino-acid sequence MPTRHDIRNVAIVAHVDHGKTTLVDAMLKQAGAFAAHAAEHLDDRMMDSNDLEREKGITILAKNTAVKYHPKAGGAPITINIIDTPGHADFGGEVERGLSMVDAVVLLVDASEGPLPQTRFVLRKALQARMPVILCINKTDRPDSRIAEVVDETYDLFLDLDADEDQIEFPIVYACARDGVASLTKPEDGTVPTDSDNLEPFFTTILEHVPAPEYDETAPLQAHVTNLDADNFLGRIALLRVEQGELRKGQTVAWIKRDGTIANVRISELMMTEALTRKPAEMAGPGDICAVAGIPDIMIGETLADPENPIALPLITVDEPAISMTVGTNTSPLVGRGGTGKGADAKSAVKDRKVTARQVKDRLDRELVGNVSLRVLDTERPDAWEVQGRGELALAILVEQMRREGFELTIGKPQVVTKEVDGKVHEPVERMTIDVPEEHMGAVTQLMGVRKGRMDNMSNHGSGWVRMEFVVPSRGLIGFRTEFLTGTRGTGIAHSIHEGHEPWFGPLTTRNNGSLVADRSGAVTAFAMTNLQERGVLFTEPGTEVYEGMIVGENSRSDDMDVNITKEKKLTNMRSSSADSFEAIVPPRKLSLEQSLEFCRDDECVEVTPESIRIRKVKLDGRERARAASRAKHG; translated from the coding sequence ATGCCCACGCGCCACGACATCCGTAACGTTGCCATCGTCGCCCACGTCGACCATGGCAAGACCACCCTGGTCGACGCCATGCTGAAGCAGGCCGGCGCCTTCGCCGCGCACGCCGCCGAGCACCTCGACGACCGCATGATGGACTCGAACGACCTGGAGCGTGAGAAGGGCATCACGATCCTGGCGAAGAACACCGCCGTGAAGTACCACCCCAAGGCCGGCGGCGCCCCGATCACCATCAACATCATCGACACCCCCGGTCACGCCGACTTCGGCGGCGAGGTCGAGCGCGGTCTGTCGATGGTCGACGCGGTCGTCCTGCTCGTGGACGCCTCCGAGGGCCCTCTCCCGCAGACCCGCTTCGTGCTCCGCAAGGCCCTTCAGGCCCGGATGCCCGTCATCCTCTGCATCAACAAGACGGACCGCCCGGACTCCCGGATCGCCGAGGTCGTCGACGAGACCTACGACCTGTTCCTGGACCTGGACGCGGACGAGGACCAGATCGAGTTCCCGATCGTCTACGCCTGCGCCCGTGACGGCGTCGCCTCGCTGACCAAGCCGGAGGACGGCACCGTCCCCACGGACAGCGACAACCTCGAGCCGTTCTTCACCACCATCCTCGAGCACGTCCCGGCGCCCGAGTACGACGAGACCGCGCCGCTCCAGGCCCACGTCACCAACCTGGACGCCGACAACTTCCTCGGCCGTATCGCGCTGCTCCGCGTCGAGCAGGGCGAGCTGCGCAAGGGCCAGACCGTGGCCTGGATCAAGCGGGACGGCACCATCGCCAACGTCCGCATCAGCGAGCTGATGATGACCGAGGCGCTCACCCGCAAGCCGGCCGAGATGGCGGGCCCCGGTGACATCTGCGCCGTCGCCGGTATCCCCGACATCATGATCGGCGAGACGCTGGCCGACCCGGAGAACCCGATCGCGCTGCCGCTGATCACGGTCGACGAGCCCGCGATCTCCATGACGGTGGGCACGAACACCTCGCCGCTGGTCGGCCGCGGCGGTACCGGCAAGGGCGCGGACGCCAAGTCCGCGGTCAAGGACCGCAAGGTCACGGCCCGCCAGGTCAAGGACCGCCTCGACCGCGAGCTCGTCGGTAACGTCTCGCTGCGCGTCCTGGACACCGAGCGCCCCGACGCCTGGGAGGTGCAGGGCCGCGGTGAGCTGGCGCTGGCCATCCTGGTCGAGCAGATGCGCCGTGAGGGCTTCGAGCTGACCATCGGCAAGCCGCAGGTCGTCACCAAGGAGGTCGACGGCAAGGTCCACGAGCCCGTCGAGCGCATGACGATCGACGTGCCCGAGGAGCACATGGGCGCGGTCACGCAGCTCATGGGCGTCCGCAAGGGCCGGATGGACAACATGTCGAACCACGGCTCCGGCTGGGTCCGCATGGAGTTCGTCGTCCCGTCCCGTGGCCTCATCGGCTTCCGTACGGAGTTCCTGACGGGCACTCGCGGCACCGGCATCGCCCACTCCATCCACGAGGGCCACGAGCCCTGGTTCGGCCCTCTGACGACCCGTAACAACGGCTCGCTGGTCGCCGACCGCTCCGGTGCCGTCACCGCGTTCGCGATGACCAACCTCCAGGAGCGCGGTGTGCTGTTCACCGAGCCCGGCACCGAGGTGTACGAGGGCATGATCGTCGGCGAGAACTCGCGCTCCGACGACATGGACGTGAACATCACCAAGGAGAAGAAGCTCACGAACATGCGGTCCTCCTCGGCCGACTCGTTCGAGGCGATCGTCCCGCCGCGCAAGCTCTCCCTGGAGCAGTCGCTGGAGTTCTGCCGCGACGACGAGTGCGTCGAGGTGACCCCGGAGTCCATTCGCATCCGCAAGGTGAAGCTGGACGGCCGCGAGCGCGCCCGTGCGGCCTCGCGCGCCAAGCACGGCTGA